One genomic segment of Mangifera indica cultivar Alphonso chromosome 6, CATAS_Mindica_2.1, whole genome shotgun sequence includes these proteins:
- the LOC123218264 gene encoding N6-mAMP deaminase, with amino-acid sequence MEWCVSMPKIELHAHLNGSIRDSTLLEIARGLGEKGVIVFSDVEHVIRKSDRTLHEVFKLFDLIHVITTDHKTVTRITKEVVEDFAYENVVYLELRTTPKKNDSIGMSKRSYMEAVLEGLRTITVVDVDFVPHGMNVSIPVTNMNVDNTFNGTSKKKIYVRLLLSIDRRESTEAALETVKLALEMRDLGVVGIDLSGNPIMGQWNTFLPALEFAKEQGLQITLHCGEVPNKKEIQSMLGFLPHRIGHACCFEEEEWRKLKSSEIPVEICLTSNIRTETISSIDIHHFVDLYNAKHPIVLCTDDSGVFSTTLSQEYHLAASAFDLGKRELFQLAKTAVNFIFAEGEVKQDLEDIFCLAENKLDV; translated from the exons atggagtGGTGTGTGTCTATGCCAAAGATTGAACTCCACGCTCACCTCAATGGCTCCATTAGAGACTCCACCTTACT AGAAATTGCCAGAGGCTTGGGTGAAAAGGGAGTCATAGTTTTCTCAGATGTGGAGCATGTTATCAGAAAAA gTGATCGTACTTTACATGAAGTGTTCAAGTTGTTTGACCTGATCCATGTGATCACTACCGATCACAAAACGGTGACAAGAATTACTAAAGAA GTCGTTGAAGATTTTGCTTATGAGAATGTTGTATATCTGGAGTTAAGAACAACTCCAAAG AAAAATGATTCTATTGGAATGAGCAAACGGTCTTACATGGAAGCGGTGTTAGAGGGTTTAAGGACTATCACTGTGGTTGATGTTGATTTTGTTCCTCATGGTATGAATGTTAGCATTCCTGTGACCAATATGAATGTGGATAATACATTTAATGGTACTTCTAAGAAAAAGATATATGTTAGACTTCTTCTCAGCATTGACCGTCGTGAGAGCACTGAAGCTGCTTTAGAAACT GTTAAGCTTGCTCTGGAAATGAGGGATTTAGGGGTAGTTGGTATTGACCTCTCTGGAAATCCTATCATGGGCCAATG GAATACATTCTTGCCAGCATTAGAATTTGCTAAGGAACAAGGCCTTCAGATAACTCTTCATTGTGGAGAG GTACCTAATAAGAAGGAGATCCAAAGTATGCTAGGTTTTCTTCCCCACAGAATTGGGCATGCTTGTTGCTTTGAAGAGGAAGAATGGAGGAAGTTGAAATCATCTGAAATCCCG GTTGAGATCTGTTTGACGTCCAACATCAGGACTGAAACAATTTCTTCAATAGATATTCATCATTTTG TTGATCTATACAATGCAAAACATCCTATAGTCCTGTGCACTGATGATTCAGGGGTTTTCTCCACCACCCTTTCTCAGGAGTATCACCTCGCTGCTTCAGCATTTG ATCTAGGAAAGAGGGAACTGTTTCAGCTCGCAAAAACTGCAGTCAACTTTATATTTGCCGAAGGTGAAGTGAAGCAGGACTTGGAAGACATTTTCTGTTTGGCTGAAAACAAACTGGATGTATGA
- the LOC123219243 gene encoding polyadenylation and cleavage factor homolog 4-like isoform X3: MRHLFGTWSTVFPPSVLQKIETQLQFSRQVNKQSTGFNSLQPSDSSRPTHGIHVNPKYIRQLENSAPDNNVQHLRETSSSLKLYGQRSAIGYDEFDADLAEVTSSHVAAQRLNSTGSVGCAASFALGANKPHPSTSRLARASSPSRMGSDRILSSNGDEFTVENSPRRLQVASPSHPVFDYGLGRATGRDEELSEWWRKQYSDVTNKTFEISSSYNLSNGLEHQGPRALINAYGSDKRISNNKPLHVERLYVKGMGKKAAPRSWQNTEEEEFDWEDMSPTLADSGKKNNFLPSSVPPFKNFGTRPDLRKLGTGTLESDIMSNHSSQAQQPLINDSSINVDEAVSLLGSGHGLTVKMSSFQPEPNQNLGPHYPHEPWNMPHHFSRSAHPLNSSSGRGSDFRFPFSSGSVSSLGDDKMAPLVDKLSNVESQVIRPPAVASKIGSFALDSVSAEAWSASIPSSAGVWPPANVHKSHPPPVYPLQKQIRSQYDLKNSTSNVMNQCLNKLMYMPQQHFSSEGKDLSLMKPPQLHDQHANLNQQNHAQPQSFPSQEAHNNSLPSVPASVQPHLLAAPVNHGYNAVMSMAPANPVPAVQLPLSIKDFPNSSLHLLRGTLPPLPPGPHPSSQIIPMPQSTGLVTPGQPQSTAFSGLINSLMVQGLISSTKQTPVQDSVGLEFNVDLLKMRHESAISALYGNLPRQCTTCGLRFKCQEEHSSHMDWHVTKNRMSKNRKQKPSRKWLVSASMWLSSAEALGTDAVPGFVPSETVVEKKDDEEMAVPADEDQNVCALCGEKFDDFYSDETEEWMYKGAVYMNAPAGSAAGMDRSQLGPIVHAKCRSESTVVLPERCTHDEGGNTEEGSQRKRMRS; this comes from the exons AATGTTCAACATCTGAGAGAAACTTCTTCGAGTCTGAAACTTTATGGTCAGAGGTCTGCCATTGGATATGATGAATTTGATGCTGATCTTGCAGAGGTTACATCATCGCATGTTGCAGCCCAAAGATTGAATTCTACTGGCAGTGTTGGTTGTGCTGCATCTTTTGCCCTTGGAGCTAACAAGCCACATCCTTCTACTTCTAGACTGGCAAGAGCCTCATCGCCTTCAAGAATGGGATCTGATAGAATTTTATCATCTAACGGTGATGAATTTACAGTAGAAAATTCTCCTAGAAGGCTTCAGGTGGCCTCACCATCACATCCTGTGTTTGATTATGGATTAGGGAGAGCAACCGGCAGAGATGAGGAGTTAAGTGAATGGTGGAGAAAGCAATATTCTGATGTTACTAACAAAACATTTGAAATTTCTTCATCTTATAACCTTAGCAATGGACTTGAGCACCAGGGGCCTAGAGCTTTGATAAACGCATATGGAAGTGACAAAAGAATTTCCAATAATAAGCCTCTGCATGTTGAACGCCTATATGTTAAAGGAATGGGCAAGAAGGCAGCGCCAAGGTCATGGCAGAATACTGAAGAGGAAGAGTTTGATTGGGAAGATATGAGCCCTACGTTAGCAGATAGTGgcaagaaaaataatttcttgCCATCATCTGTTCCAccttttaaaaactttggtACAAGGCCTGACTTAAGAAAATTAGGCACTGGCACATTGGAATCTGATATTATGAGCAATCACTCTAGTCAGGCACAGCAACCGTTGATTAATGATTCTTCTATAAATGTTGACGAGGCAGTTTCCTTGCTCGGT TCTGGCCATGGATTGACAGTTAAGATGTCTAGCTTCCAACCTGAGCCAAATCAGAATTTGGGTCCACATTATCCTCATGAACCATGGAATATGCCACATCACTTCTCACGGTCAGCACACCCTCTGAATTCCAGCAGCGGGAGGGGAAGTGATTTCCGGTTTCCTTTTTCATCAGGTTCTGTATCTTCATTGGGTGATGACAAAATGGCTCCACTTGTTGACAAACTGTCGAATGTTGAATCACAAGTCATCAGGCCCCCAGCAGTTGCATCTAAGATAGGTTCTTTTGCTTTGGACTCAGTTAGTGCTGAGGCATGGTCAGCCTCCATACCATCATCAGCTGGGGTATGGCCTCCAGCAAATGTACATAAATCTCATCCACCACCTGTGTATCCACTGCAGAAACAGATCAGGAgtcaatatgatttgaaaaattctaCCAGTAATGTCATGAATCAATGTCTAAATAAGTTGATGTATATGCCTCAGCAGCATTTTAGTTCTGAGGGCAAGGATCTAAGTTTGATGAAGCCACCACAATTGCATGATCAGCATGCTAATTTGAATCAGCAAAACCACGCCCAACCACAGTCTTTTCCTTCTCAGGAGGCTCACAACAACTCTCTTCCCTCTGTCCCAGCTTCAGTCCAACCTCATCTACTGGCAGCACCGGTGAACCATGGGTACAATGCTGTCATGAGTATGGCTCCGGCCAATCCTGTTCCTGCAGTGCAATTACCTTTATCAATCAAAGATTTTCCGAACAGCTCCTTGCATTTGCTGAGGGGAACCTTGCCACCTCTTCCTCCAGGTCCTCATCCATCTTCTCAAATAATACCCATGCCTCAAAGCACAGGCCTTGTTACCCCTGGGCAACCACAAAGCACTGCATTTTCTGGTTTGATTAATTCTCTCATGGTTCAAGGATTGATCTCATCGACAAAACAAACCCCTGTACAG GATTCTGTGGGACTGGAGTTTAATGTTGACCTTCTTAAGATGCGCCATGAGTCTGCAATAAGTGCCCTATATGGCAATCTTCCAAGACAGTGTACCACTTGTGGCCTACGGTTCAAGTGCCAAGAAGAGCATAGTAGTCATATGGATTGGCATGTGACTAAGAACCGGATGTCCAAGAATCGAAAGCAGAAGCCTTCTCGCAAGTGGCTTGTGAGCGCTAGTATGTGGCTTAGTAGTGCTGAGGCATTGGGAACTGATGCAGTTCCTGGATTTGTACCCTCTGAGACTGTTGTGGAAAAGAAGGATGATGAAGAAATGGCCGTCCCTGCTGATGAAGACCAGAATGTGTGTGCATTATGTGGAGagaaatttgatgatttttataGTGATGAAACAGAGGAATGGATGTACAAGGGGGCTGTCTACATGAATGCACCGGCTGGGTCTGCAGCTGGCATGGATAGGTCTCAGTTAGGTCCTATAGTGCATGCTAAATGCAGGTCGGAATCTACTGTGGTTCTCCCTGAAAGATGTACACATGATGAAGGG GGAAATACTGAAGAGGGTAGTCAGAGAAAAAGAATGCGGAGTTAA
- the LOC123219243 gene encoding polyadenylation and cleavage factor homolog 4-like isoform X2, producing MLSISLLVYLRQLHPNLYPAMRHLFGTWSTVFPPSVLQKIETQLQFSRQVNKQSTGFNSLQPSDSSRPTHGIHVNPKYIRQLENSAPDNNVQHLRETSSSLKLYGQRSAIGYDEFDADLAEVTSSHVAAQRLNSTGSVGCAASFALGANKPHPSTSRLARASSPSRMGSDRILSSNGDEFTVENSPRRLQVASPSHPVFDYGLGRATGRDEELSEWWRKQYSDVTNKTFEISSSYNLSNGLEHQGPRALINAYGSDKRISNNKPLHVERLYVKGMGKKAAPRSWQNTEEEEFDWEDMSPTLADSGKKNNFLPSSVPPFKNFGTRPDLRKLGTGTLESDIMSNHSSQAQQPLINDSSINVDEAVSLLGSGHGLTVKMSSFQPEPNQNLGPHYPHEPWNMPHHFSRSAHPLNSSSGRGSDFRFPFSSGSVSSLGDDKMAPLVDKLSNVESQVIRPPAVASKIGSFALDSVSAEAWSASIPSSAGVWPPANVHKSHPPPVYPLQKQIRSQYDLKNSTSNVMNQCLNKLMYMPQQHFSSEGKDLSLMKPPQLHDQHANLNQQNHAQPQSFPSQEAHNNSLPSVPASVQPHLLAAPVNHGYNAVMSMAPANPVPAVQLPLSIKDFPNSSLHLLRGTLPPLPPGPHPSSQIIPMPQSTGLVTPGQPQSTAFSGLINSLMVQGLISSTKQTPVQDSVGLEFNVDLLKMRHESAISALYGNLPRQCTTCGLRFKCQEEHSSHMDWHVTKNRMSKNRKQKPSRKWLVSASMWLSSAEALGTDAVPGFVPSETVVEKKDDEEMAVPADEDQNVCALCGEKFDDFYSDETEEWMYKGAVYMNAPAGSAAGMDRSQLGPIVHAKCRSESTVVLPERCTHDEGGNTEEGSQRKRMRS from the exons AATGTTCAACATCTGAGAGAAACTTCTTCGAGTCTGAAACTTTATGGTCAGAGGTCTGCCATTGGATATGATGAATTTGATGCTGATCTTGCAGAGGTTACATCATCGCATGTTGCAGCCCAAAGATTGAATTCTACTGGCAGTGTTGGTTGTGCTGCATCTTTTGCCCTTGGAGCTAACAAGCCACATCCTTCTACTTCTAGACTGGCAAGAGCCTCATCGCCTTCAAGAATGGGATCTGATAGAATTTTATCATCTAACGGTGATGAATTTACAGTAGAAAATTCTCCTAGAAGGCTTCAGGTGGCCTCACCATCACATCCTGTGTTTGATTATGGATTAGGGAGAGCAACCGGCAGAGATGAGGAGTTAAGTGAATGGTGGAGAAAGCAATATTCTGATGTTACTAACAAAACATTTGAAATTTCTTCATCTTATAACCTTAGCAATGGACTTGAGCACCAGGGGCCTAGAGCTTTGATAAACGCATATGGAAGTGACAAAAGAATTTCCAATAATAAGCCTCTGCATGTTGAACGCCTATATGTTAAAGGAATGGGCAAGAAGGCAGCGCCAAGGTCATGGCAGAATACTGAAGAGGAAGAGTTTGATTGGGAAGATATGAGCCCTACGTTAGCAGATAGTGgcaagaaaaataatttcttgCCATCATCTGTTCCAccttttaaaaactttggtACAAGGCCTGACTTAAGAAAATTAGGCACTGGCACATTGGAATCTGATATTATGAGCAATCACTCTAGTCAGGCACAGCAACCGTTGATTAATGATTCTTCTATAAATGTTGACGAGGCAGTTTCCTTGCTCGGT TCTGGCCATGGATTGACAGTTAAGATGTCTAGCTTCCAACCTGAGCCAAATCAGAATTTGGGTCCACATTATCCTCATGAACCATGGAATATGCCACATCACTTCTCACGGTCAGCACACCCTCTGAATTCCAGCAGCGGGAGGGGAAGTGATTTCCGGTTTCCTTTTTCATCAGGTTCTGTATCTTCATTGGGTGATGACAAAATGGCTCCACTTGTTGACAAACTGTCGAATGTTGAATCACAAGTCATCAGGCCCCCAGCAGTTGCATCTAAGATAGGTTCTTTTGCTTTGGACTCAGTTAGTGCTGAGGCATGGTCAGCCTCCATACCATCATCAGCTGGGGTATGGCCTCCAGCAAATGTACATAAATCTCATCCACCACCTGTGTATCCACTGCAGAAACAGATCAGGAgtcaatatgatttgaaaaattctaCCAGTAATGTCATGAATCAATGTCTAAATAAGTTGATGTATATGCCTCAGCAGCATTTTAGTTCTGAGGGCAAGGATCTAAGTTTGATGAAGCCACCACAATTGCATGATCAGCATGCTAATTTGAATCAGCAAAACCACGCCCAACCACAGTCTTTTCCTTCTCAGGAGGCTCACAACAACTCTCTTCCCTCTGTCCCAGCTTCAGTCCAACCTCATCTACTGGCAGCACCGGTGAACCATGGGTACAATGCTGTCATGAGTATGGCTCCGGCCAATCCTGTTCCTGCAGTGCAATTACCTTTATCAATCAAAGATTTTCCGAACAGCTCCTTGCATTTGCTGAGGGGAACCTTGCCACCTCTTCCTCCAGGTCCTCATCCATCTTCTCAAATAATACCCATGCCTCAAAGCACAGGCCTTGTTACCCCTGGGCAACCACAAAGCACTGCATTTTCTGGTTTGATTAATTCTCTCATGGTTCAAGGATTGATCTCATCGACAAAACAAACCCCTGTACAG GATTCTGTGGGACTGGAGTTTAATGTTGACCTTCTTAAGATGCGCCATGAGTCTGCAATAAGTGCCCTATATGGCAATCTTCCAAGACAGTGTACCACTTGTGGCCTACGGTTCAAGTGCCAAGAAGAGCATAGTAGTCATATGGATTGGCATGTGACTAAGAACCGGATGTCCAAGAATCGAAAGCAGAAGCCTTCTCGCAAGTGGCTTGTGAGCGCTAGTATGTGGCTTAGTAGTGCTGAGGCATTGGGAACTGATGCAGTTCCTGGATTTGTACCCTCTGAGACTGTTGTGGAAAAGAAGGATGATGAAGAAATGGCCGTCCCTGCTGATGAAGACCAGAATGTGTGTGCATTATGTGGAGagaaatttgatgatttttataGTGATGAAACAGAGGAATGGATGTACAAGGGGGCTGTCTACATGAATGCACCGGCTGGGTCTGCAGCTGGCATGGATAGGTCTCAGTTAGGTCCTATAGTGCATGCTAAATGCAGGTCGGAATCTACTGTGGTTCTCCCTGAAAGATGTACACATGATGAAGGG GGAAATACTGAAGAGGGTAGTCAGAGAAAAAGAATGCGGAGTTAA
- the LOC123219521 gene encoding homeobox-leucine zipper protein MERISTEM L1-like, which yields MEPFNFDMFLLFLNLLISSQRDCLVIWVDHVEVDDRSVHNIYRPLVNCGLAFGAKRWVATLDRQCEHLASTMASNIPAGDLCVITSPEGRKSMLKLAERMVTSFCSGVGASTGHAWTTLSTTGCDDVRVMTRKSMDDPGRPPGIVLSAATSFWISVPPKRVFDFLRDQNSRSEWDILSNGGLVEEMAHIANGRDPGNCVSLLRVNSANSSQSNMLVLQESCIDSTGSYVIYASVDIVAMKMVLSGGDPDYVALLPPGFAILPDGPGGGRILNVGSGGSLLTVAFQILVDSVPTAKLSLGSVATVNSLIKCTIERIKSVVTCENAQ from the exons ATGGAGCCATTCAACTTTGACATGTTCCTACTATTTCTCAACTTGTTGATATCTTCACAAAGGGATTGTCTC GTCATATGGGTTGACCATGTTGAAGTAGATGACAGATCTGTTCACAATATCTATAGACCTCTAGTTAATTGTGGCCTTGCTTTTGGAGCAAAACGCTGGGTGGCTACATTAGATCGACAGTGTGAGCATCTAGCAAGTACAATGGCTAGTAATATTCCAGCAGGAGATCTCTGTg TGATAACAAGCCCAGAAGGGAGAAAGAGTATGCTGAAGTTGGCAGAAAGAATGGTGACTAGTTTCTGTAGTGGTGTTGGCGCTTCCACTGGACACGCTTGGACAACACTGTCAACAACAGGTTGTGATGATGTTAGGGTGATGACCAGGAAGAGTATGGATGATCCAGGCAGACCTCCTGGTATCGTTCTTAGCGCGGCAACTTCCTTCTGGATTTCAGTTCCACCAAAGAGGGTCTTTGATTTCCTACGCGATCAGAACTCTCGAAGTgag TGGGATATCCTCTCGAATGGTGGTCTGGTTGAAGAAATGGCTCACATCGCAAATGGGCGAGACCCAGGGAACTGTGTTTCTTTATTGCGCGTGAAT AGTGCAAATTCAAGCCAGAGCAACATGCTGGTCCTACAAGAGAGCTGCATTGATTCTACAGGTTCATATGTGATTTACGCTTCGGTTGACATAGTCGCAATGAAAATGGTGTTAAGCGGCGGGGACCCAGATTATGTTGCTCTTCTGCCACCAGGGTTTGCTATACTTCCTGATGGTCCAGGAGGAGGAAGAATTCTTAATGTTGGTTCCGGTGGTTCTCTTCTTACAGTTGCATTTCAGATCTTAGTTGATTCAGTTCCAACAGCAAAACTCTCTCTTGGATCAGTGGCCACGGTAAACAGTCTAATAAAATGCACAATTGAAAGGATCAAGTCTGTAGTGACATGTGAGAATGCACAATAA